AATATTGTTAGTCCAAATGGTCATGTTGTTCAACGAACACCAAAATCAAACTTAATGGCCCATATGATCTATTTTCTTAAGAACGGTAAAAAAATCAAGTTGAAGGCCACTTATCCTTCTTTTGTTGACTGGAGATCAATATACGACAGTCCGTTGTTTATTAAAAATATGTGTGACGTAAATGTGGATTAGGACTTCGGCAGATGTAAAACAACATGACTTAAACAAACAAAGAGTAAAATCTATCATAACTTCCTGAGTGTTAAGATCTTATAAATCTTACATCCTCTGGATGATGGAAGGCCCAGATAAGATGACATCTGGATCCAACGAATATTATAGATGGAGAACCTCCCTCAAAGAACTCTCCCTATTATAGTGTGAGATATTAGTTTTTGTTACTATTTTGTACATACCTTTTTAGGGGAATTTTGTACATATATATGTGCTATATATAAATGTAGGCCCCATGTCCAAGCTGGACCCTTAGAATGAAAACCTCCCGTTCACAGCTTCGAATTTTAGTGAAACTAACATAAACTTGTTAAAACTGACTCACTACAACAGCCTACTTTGTGTAGATTCttgaaaatattaaatctatacGTGGGACCCACATCTACATTAGATCCATACCAGACGTACTCTTCCCATGTTGAAAACCTTTTGACCAATTTACAAATCGCCAGAGAGCTCAAAAAATAGGCCAAAGAATATTAACGATATGCATAGCAACCAGATTAATCAAACTAGTGGTTCTATTTCATAATTTAATATGTCAAGTTTGGTTATATCTAATACTCACGTAAAATATATCTCGAGCCTCCTGGCTCTCCTATTCTGACGGTAAACGCGTGATTCCAAAGGCGTTGATTAATGGCTGCCGTTGCCCCATGCTTTCCCGGGAAAATCCAAGAGCTGCATGCCATCCCATCTCCCGCCAAATGTGGCCAGTCGCTGCCTTTCCCTCCGGATTCAAATATCCCTCGTCTCGCTTCCGACCTCTCGTCCAAACTTTTTGGCCACCACCGTTTGCACCCTCCAAGGGCCACGATGAGGGCGCCTCTCCTCTCCTTCGTCCTCCTCTTGGCCGTCGTCGCCACCGTGCCCCTGGTCCCGGCggtgagcaagggtgaagaagctGGTACCGCCGCTGAGGAAAATGGAGGCTCTATCAAGCCCCTGTCCCTCGACGGATATGGACCACTGGAGAAGGCTGCCAAGAAGCCCAAGGAGCAGATCTTGGACGCGCAAGCTACTCCGAAGATGATCCCCGACACCTATGATCAGAAACCCATTGAAGAACAAGCTCAAAAGGCCACGGCCTCCACTGCTGATGAGCAACCCGACAAATATGTGGCGTCTCTAGTTCctgatgagaaggagaaggaggaagctCCTGCAGAGGTAAAGGAGGAGAAATCTGATGAGTCGGCGGATGAATCTGCTTatcacaagaaggaaaagaaggtaaagaatgaaaagaaggagaagtcGGATTATTtggatgaatcctcatcatccaagaaggaaaagaaggagaaatcTGATGATTCTGATGTATCTACAtcttccaagaagaagaagaagaagaagaaggccaagACTGATGATTCTGACGAAGATGCATCGGAAAAGAAGGAGAAGTCTGCATCTGGCAAgaaacacaagaaggacaagtctgATGATGATTCGGACAGTACATCtcccaagaaagaaaagaaggggaaatcCATAGATTCGGATGCATCTTATGCATATCTtcagaaggaagagaagaaatccGGGGATTCAGACGAAGCCACGTCTCTTAAAAagcaaaagaaggagaagaagaagaagaaggaggagaaatCCGAGGAGAACTCCGAGGAGGACGCTGCGCCCGTCGACGTCTCCACGGACGGCCAATATGTGTCTACTCCCAAGGAGGAGAAATCCGGCGAGGACGCCATGCCGATCGACGTCTCCACCACCGGCCAATACGTATCTTCTTCGAAGGCCGACGGCAAGCCCAAGGGAGGTGAGCGTCAGATCTCCACCAATGCGGATGCGTACGCGTCTCCAAAGCAGGAAGCCAGTAGCCAGCCCATAGCCGGTGGTTCTCCCGACGAGGTTCCGACGGCGGTCAAGAGCCCCGCCACCTCCGACGCATACGCATCTCCAAAGCAGCAGGTCGTcgtcagcagcagcagccagcccaTGGCCGGTGGTTCTCCCGACGAGCTTCCGCCGGCGGCCAAGAGCTCCGCCACACCCGACCCGTACTTATCTTCAAAGCAGCAGGTCCTCAGCAGCCAGCCCATGGCCGGTGGGTCTCCCGACGAGCTACCCCCGCAGGCCAAGAGCTCCACCACCCCTGACCCGTACGCGAACGTGCCCAAC
This sequence is a window from Miscanthus floridulus cultivar M001 chromosome 10, ASM1932011v1, whole genome shotgun sequence. Protein-coding genes within it:
- the LOC136485859 gene encoding lisH domain-containing protein C1711.05-like, giving the protein MRAPLLSFVLLLAVVATVPLVPAVSKGEEAGTAAEENGGSIKPLSLDGYGPLEKAAKKPKEQILDAQATPKMIPDTYDQKPIEEQAQKATASTADEQPDKYVASLVPDEKEKEEAPAEVKEEKSDESADESAYHKKEKKVKNEKKEKSDYLDESSSSKKEKKEKSDDSDVSTSSKKKKKKKKAKTDDSDEDASEKKEKSASGKKHKKDKSDDDSDSTSPKKEKKGKSIDSDASYAYLQKEEKKSGDSDEATSLKKQKKEKKKKKEEKSEENSEEDAAPVDVSTDGQYVSTPKEEKSGEDAMPIDVSTTGQYVSSSKADGKPKGGERQISTNADAYASPKQEASSQPIAGGSPDEVPTAVKSPATSDAYASPKQQVVVSSSSQPMAGGSPDELPPAAKSSATPDPYLSSKQQVLSSQPMAGGSPDELPPQAKSSTTPDPYANVPNEPAAGKPKLSMETFSGMIKRPIAKILSPVIKSVCAKTEYPEDCESSIGGLPGAASAAATDSVGVLKLAMEAVRQKVIVAMNAATDRMNVPGTDDTTKDALDSCTSSYSDIKTSLDSVDDALKRGDVDTAHTNLDSVETDITTCDDGFQEHGIPSVMTDHDQELQKLASNLLSIGAAIHH